The following proteins come from a genomic window of Malus domestica chromosome 02, GDT2T_hap1:
- the LOC103413126 gene encoding carotenoid 9,10(9',10')-cleavage dioxygenase 1-like isoform X2 encodes MVHGMHIKDGKATYVSRYVRTSHLKQEEYFGASKFMKIGDLKGFLGLFMMNLQMLREKLKILDMSYGFGTGNTALIYHHGKLLALHEADKPYVLKVMEDGDLQTVGLLDYDKRLTHSFTAHPKVDPFTGEMFTFGYSPTPPYVTYRVISKDGFMHDPITITIPDPVMMHDFAITENYAIFMDLPLIFKPKEMVKEKKLIFTFDHTKKARFGLLPRYAKDELLIRWFELPNCFIFHNANAWEEGDEVVLITCRLENLDLEMFKEKLENFTNELYEMRFNLKTGLASQKKLSEAAVDFPRVNESYTGRKQRYVYGTLLDSIAKVTGVAKFDLHAEPEFGKTQIEVGGNVQGLYDLRPGRFGSEAIFVPRTPGVTSEEDDGYLILFVHDENTGKSAIHVVDAKTMSPEPVAVVELPHRVPYGFHAFFVTEVSTTSIVPKMHFNLYLILHHAVHIFTQRLGSCRSVLFDLI; translated from the exons ATGGTTCATGGTATGCACATCAAAGATGGAAAAGCAACTTATGTCTCCCGCTACGTAAGGACATCACATCTTAAGCAAGAAGAATATTTTGGAGCTTCTAAATTTATGAAG ATTGGAGACCTTAAGGGGTTTCTCGGCTTATTCATGATGAACTTGCAAATGCTAAgagaaaaactgaaaatattAGACATGTCTTATGGTTTTGGGACTG GTAACACAGCTCTCATATATCACCATGGGAAGCTTCTAGCTCTTCACGAGGCGGATAAACCTT ATGTCCTCAAAGTTATGGAAGATGGAGATCTGCAAACGGTTGGCTTGCTGGATTATGACAAGAGACTGACACATTCCTTCACTGCTCATCCAAAGGTTGACCCATTCACTG GTGAGATGTTTACATTTGGCTATTCACCAACTCCGCCGTATGTCACTTATAGAGTTATTTCTAAGGATGGTTTCATGCATGACCCTATAACGATAACAATACCAGACCCCGTCATGATGCATGATTTTGCAATTACTGAGAACTACGCAATTTTCATGGATCTCCCCCTGATCTTCAAACCAAAG gAAATGGTGAAGGAAAAAAAGTTGATATTCACATTTGATCATACAAAAAAAGCTCGCTTTGGTTTACTTCCACGGTATGCAAAGGATGAGTTGCTAATCAGATGGTTCGAGCTTCCAAATTGCTTCATTTTCCATAATG CTAATGCTTGGGAGGAGGGGGATGAAGTTGTTTTAATCACATGCCGCCTTGAGAATCTTGATTTGGAAATGTTCAAAGAAAAGCTTGAAAACTTCACAAATGAGCT GTACGAAATGAGATTCAACTTGAAAACTGGTCTAGCATCCCAAAAGAAACTATCAGAAGCGGCTGTAGATTTTCCCAGGGTGAATGAGAGCTACACCGGAAG GAAGCAGCGTTATGTGTACGGAACCTTGCTGGACAGCATTGCCAAGGTTACAGGAGTAGCCAAGTTTGATCTGCATGCTGAACCAGAGTTTGGAAAAACCCAAATTGAGGTTGGAGGAAATGTCCAAGGCCTCTATGACCTCAGACCAGGCAGATTTGGTTCTGAGGCTATTTTTGTCCCTCGCACTCCTGGCGTTACTTCTGAAGAAGATGATGGCTACTTAATACTCTTTGTTCATGACGAGAACACTGG AAAATCAGCAATTCATGTAGTTGATGCAAAGACAATGTCACCAGAGCCCGTTGCAGTTGTGGAATTGCCACATAGAGTTCCATACGGTTTCCATGCATTCTTCGTGACAGAGGTCAGCACCACTTCAATTGTTCCGAAGATGCACTTTAATCTTTACCTCATTCTGCATCATGCAGTGCATATATTCACACAAAGATTGGGATCATGCAGATCagttttatttgatttaatttga
- the LOC103413126 gene encoding carotenoid 9,10(9',10')-cleavage dioxygenase 1-like isoform X1: protein MESLSGWGPTQSLHQLLDSTGMSSMVHGMHIKDGKATYVSRYVRTSHLKQEEYFGASKFMKIGDLKGFLGLFMMNLQMLREKLKILDMSYGFGTGNTALIYHHGKLLALHEADKPYVLKVMEDGDLQTVGLLDYDKRLTHSFTAHPKVDPFTGEMFTFGYSPTPPYVTYRVISKDGFMHDPITITIPDPVMMHDFAITENYAIFMDLPLIFKPKEMVKEKKLIFTFDHTKKARFGLLPRYAKDELLIRWFELPNCFIFHNANAWEEGDEVVLITCRLENLDLEMFKEKLENFTNELYEMRFNLKTGLASQKKLSEAAVDFPRVNESYTGRKQRYVYGTLLDSIAKVTGVAKFDLHAEPEFGKTQIEVGGNVQGLYDLRPGRFGSEAIFVPRTPGVTSEEDDGYLILFVHDENTGKSAIHVVDAKTMSPEPVAVVELPHRVPYGFHAFFVTEVSTTSIVPKMHFNLYLILHHAVHIFTQRLGSCRSVLFDLI, encoded by the exons ATGGAGAGTTTGTCAGGGTGGGGCCCAACCCAAAGTTTGCACCAGTTGCTGGATAGCACTGGTATGTCT AGTATGGTTCATGGTATGCACATCAAAGATGGAAAAGCAACTTATGTCTCCCGCTACGTAAGGACATCACATCTTAAGCAAGAAGAATATTTTGGAGCTTCTAAATTTATGAAG ATTGGAGACCTTAAGGGGTTTCTCGGCTTATTCATGATGAACTTGCAAATGCTAAgagaaaaactgaaaatattAGACATGTCTTATGGTTTTGGGACTG GTAACACAGCTCTCATATATCACCATGGGAAGCTTCTAGCTCTTCACGAGGCGGATAAACCTT ATGTCCTCAAAGTTATGGAAGATGGAGATCTGCAAACGGTTGGCTTGCTGGATTATGACAAGAGACTGACACATTCCTTCACTGCTCATCCAAAGGTTGACCCATTCACTG GTGAGATGTTTACATTTGGCTATTCACCAACTCCGCCGTATGTCACTTATAGAGTTATTTCTAAGGATGGTTTCATGCATGACCCTATAACGATAACAATACCAGACCCCGTCATGATGCATGATTTTGCAATTACTGAGAACTACGCAATTTTCATGGATCTCCCCCTGATCTTCAAACCAAAG gAAATGGTGAAGGAAAAAAAGTTGATATTCACATTTGATCATACAAAAAAAGCTCGCTTTGGTTTACTTCCACGGTATGCAAAGGATGAGTTGCTAATCAGATGGTTCGAGCTTCCAAATTGCTTCATTTTCCATAATG CTAATGCTTGGGAGGAGGGGGATGAAGTTGTTTTAATCACATGCCGCCTTGAGAATCTTGATTTGGAAATGTTCAAAGAAAAGCTTGAAAACTTCACAAATGAGCT GTACGAAATGAGATTCAACTTGAAAACTGGTCTAGCATCCCAAAAGAAACTATCAGAAGCGGCTGTAGATTTTCCCAGGGTGAATGAGAGCTACACCGGAAG GAAGCAGCGTTATGTGTACGGAACCTTGCTGGACAGCATTGCCAAGGTTACAGGAGTAGCCAAGTTTGATCTGCATGCTGAACCAGAGTTTGGAAAAACCCAAATTGAGGTTGGAGGAAATGTCCAAGGCCTCTATGACCTCAGACCAGGCAGATTTGGTTCTGAGGCTATTTTTGTCCCTCGCACTCCTGGCGTTACTTCTGAAGAAGATGATGGCTACTTAATACTCTTTGTTCATGACGAGAACACTGG AAAATCAGCAATTCATGTAGTTGATGCAAAGACAATGTCACCAGAGCCCGTTGCAGTTGTGGAATTGCCACATAGAGTTCCATACGGTTTCCATGCATTCTTCGTGACAGAGGTCAGCACCACTTCAATTGTTCCGAAGATGCACTTTAATCTTTACCTCATTCTGCATCATGCAGTGCATATATTCACACAAAGATTGGGATCATGCAGATCagttttatttgatttaatttga